Below is a genomic region from Mycolicibacter hiberniae.
ATCTGCTCGCCGGCGGGCTGAGCGGAGACACCGCGCAGTGATGCCGCCCCGCGGGTCAGCTGCCGCGCTGTGAACCGGGGCGGTTGCCGGCCGCCGGCTTGGGTCGCACACTGGCCAGCACCATCTGCAGAAACGGCGTCTGGAGGTCTTCGCCGTCCAGGTAGGAGCCGATGGTGATGCCCTCATTGGTGGCGACCAGCACCTTGGCCAGCTGGTGGGCCGGTACGGTCAGCTCTCCGCCGAGCCGGCTGCTGTGTTTTTCGATGTAGTCGGCCAGCGAGTTCAGGGCCTGTCGCCGCTTGCCCGCCAGGCGTTCGCGAGCCTCGGGATTGCGCAGCAGGAACAGCGAAAACTCATGGCCCAGGGCGGCGCTGTCGGGACCGCCTGTCACCAGCTCACGCCACCGCTGGGCGAACTGCGCCACATCGAGTTCCTCCAGCGTCTCGAACGAGCTGATGACGTCTTCGAAGCTGGACAAAAAGCGCTGCAGGTGCCGCTCGATGACGGCCAGGAACAACTCCTCCTTGGCCCCGAAATGCGAGTAGATCGCGCCGCGGGTGTACCCGGCGGCATCGGCGATGTCCTCAAGGGCCGCCCCGGCGTAGCCCCGCCGGGCGAACACCTCCTCGGCGGCGTCCAGCAACACGCTGCGGGTGTGTTCCACGCGCCGTTGCCGGGTCCATCGTTCCGCCACGGGATTTATTGTCCCAGCCCGGTTGCCATTGCGCCCACCAACGCCCCCAAACCCTAGATACGACGCTGTATTCAATATACAGTCCTGTATATGGTGCTGACGTGTCGTGCGGCTCGTGCCCGCCGAGCCGGCCGCGGCCCTCGTCGCCTTTCGCGAAACGTCTTTCACCACAACTTGTCACGTGAGGGAGGCCTGCTGTGAAGCTGGAGGATCGGATAGCCAAGCACCGCCGGATGGCGGAAAGCTACCGCGACAAGTACGTACTGCAGCAGGTTCAAGACGGCGAGACCTACGACGAATGGGAGTTCACCGACGACGCGGTCTACACGTCGCCGTACTTTGTGGCCGATCAGGAGTTGGTACTCAAAGACGTGGCCACCCATTGGAGCACCGCGGCCACCATCGAAGCCAAGGCCTACGGTTTGACCTTCCCGGACTGGAAACCCGTGGAATTCAAAGTCTGGCCCGCCGAAAACGGTTTCGTCCAGCGCTATCGCTGGGAGGGAACCAACGTCAACACCGGGCACGTCCAGGGCTTCTACTCGATCAGCTTCGTCGAGACCGACGACGACTGCAAGATTGTGCACTGGTCGACCTATGTCAACGACGACGAGTACGGACCCTTTCTGGAGGCGGCGATCGGCGCGCGTGGACCGTTCCACGGGGACGGCTATATGCAAGCCCTGGCAAGCCATTTCGAGAAGCACGGCATCACTTTCTAGTCGCCGGGTCGGTGCGCCGGAGCGCGGCGCCGGGTTTGCGGCTGGTATTCGGACGAAGGAACACACCATGACCACCAGTGCCGTCGACGAGTTGTACTACGACCCGTGGGACGCCGACCTCAACGCCGACCCGTACCCGATGTTCAAACGGTTCCGCGACGAGGCGCCCGTGTACTACAACGCCGCACACGACTTCTGGGCGGTGAGCCGCTTCGCCGACGTCAACCGGACGCTCCTCGACCACCAGACGTTCAGCTCCGCACGCGGCGTGGTGCTGGAGATCATCAAGTCCGGTATGGAGATCCCACCGGGAATGCTGATCTTCGAGGACCCGCCGATCCACGATATCCATCGGTCGCTGCTGGCGCGGGCGTTCACCCCGCGCAAGATCAGCGCCCTGGAGCCCAAGATCCGGGAGCTCACGCGAAAGTGCTTGGACCCCTTGATCGGCGGTGACCGCATCGACTTCGTCAAAGACCTGGGATCGGTGATGCCGCTGCGGGTGGTCGGGATGCTGTTCGGAATCCCGCAGGACTACCAGCGCCGCATTCAGGAAGACGGCGACAAGCACGTGCGCACCCAGCGCGGCGGGCAGATGACCGACAACGCCGACGGCGTCCTGGCCGACGGCCAACTGTTCGCCGAGTTCATCGACCATCGCGTCCGCCACCCGGCAGACGACCTCACCACCGAACTGCTCAACGTCGAGTTCGAGGACGAAACCGGAACCACCCGAAAGATGCGCCGCGACGAGCTGCTGATGTTCATGAACGTCGTCGCCGTTGCCGGCGCCGAGACCACCACCCGGCTTATCGGATGGACCGGCAAACTGCTCTCCGAACATCCCCACCAGCGCCGGCACCTCGCCGCCGACCGCTCCGCGCTGCCGCAGGCAATCGAGGAGATCCTGCGCTACGAGCCGCCGGCGCTGCAAGCGGCCCGCTACGTGACCCGCGACGTCGACGTCGCCGGAACCACCATCCCTGCAGGCAGTTCCATCCTGGCTCTGGTCGGCGCGGCCAATCGCGACGAGCGGCGGTTTGGGTCCGACGCCGAGTACTTCGATGTCCTCCGGCCACCGCGCAGCCACCTGACCTTCGGGGTCGGCGCGCACTACTGCCTGGGCAACGCCCTGGCGCGCATCGAAGGACGGGTCGCCCTCGACGAGATCCTGAACCGCTTCCCGGACTGGACCGTCGATCTGGACGAGGCGGTCTTCTCCTCCTCCTCGGCCGTGCGCGGGTGGGACAGCATGCCCGCCCGCCTCGGCACCTGACGGCCTACGCCGCGGCGCTCCGTCGTCGGCCGGGAATCAGCGCGGCCGGTCCACCGCATAGGTCCCGGCGTCGTCGGCGAACTCCACCAGCACCTGGCGTAAGGCGCCGTCGACCAGCACCGTGCAGGTGAAGCTGGCGCCCCTGCGCACCGTCGGGTTGCCCCCGTTGTTGCATCGGACGTCGGTCACGTCGTCGCGGCCGTAGCCGTTGACGGGGTCGGTCAGCACCCGGCGGACACCGTCTTGGGCTGCCCGCACGTCGAGTTGTATCTGCTCGGAATCGCCGACGGTGGCGCGCAGCACCCAGGCCAGGAGTACGCCCAGGGCGAGCAGCGCGGTGACGCCCGCGGTGATCAACAGGGTCCGGTTCGACGGGCGCTGCAGGTCGGGTTTCTGCGCGGCGGCATCCGGGGAGACCTGCGCGGGCCGCGGACGCGGGGCGGGCGCCAGCGGTCGCGCGCCCGGCGGTGGCCGGTGCGTCCGGGGCGGCGGTGCCGGTCGGCGGAACTCCAGATACCAGGGTTGCTCGGGCGGGCGTGGGCGCTGGTTTGCGGGGCCGGTCGGCCGGTGTGGTTGCTGTGGCGGCCGCGGAATCGGCCGGCCCTGCGGCGGCTTGCGCGGATCTTCCGGAGCGTTCATGACCTGCCGCTCATCCCGGGAACCGCTCGAAGCAGCCGTCGGTGTCGCCGTAGAGCCCGGACCGGAACGCGAGGATGCGGGTGAAACCCGCCGGCACGGTGTTGTCGTCGACGTCACTGGCGACGATCCCATTCATCAGCAGACCGGTGACCGCCTCGTCGAGGTCGCCGCCGGCCAGCATCAGACCCGGTCCGCCGGCCACCGTCATCGGTGCGGACATCCGGCGTTGGGCGACCCCGCTCAGACATGCGGTTCGCAACGCCGCGGTCGCCGACTCCAGGCCCGCTTCGCGCTCACGCTGCACCGCCAGCGCATAGCGCGACGTCACGGCCGACAAGCCGGTGTTGTCGCCCTGCGGCATACCGAGAGTCGATTGGTCTGTCGGCGCGCTGAGCTCCTGCAGTCCGGCCATGTCGACGACGATCAGGTTGGACTCCGGGCAGTAGGCCACCGGATCGGGATGGTGGCCGCTGGGGCACTTGCCCGACGTGGACAGCTCCGGCGGACGGGACAGGCCGAAGATCTGGCCCAGCTGTTCCATCAGGGTCGACAACACCGACTCGTCGATCGTGAGATCGCTTTGGGGAGTCTGCGCGTCGAACAGCGAGCCCGGCAGGTTGCCGCGGCGCTTGCGGACGTCATCCATGGTGATCTCGGCGCACATCTGCGCGTCGCCGTCGAAGCCGGTCTGGAAAGCGCCGACCCGGTCCAGCGCGGTGCCGTGTTCGTCGGAGACCGACACCGGATTGTCCGCCGTCGACACGGGGTCGCGGATCACGATCAGGCCGGCCAGTACGTGGTTGAGGCCGTCGCCGGTACTCAGCTGCAGCCGGGGGGAATTGCCCGCCGCCACCCACCGCAGGTACACGCCGGCGAAGCAGTCGGCCTGCTGTTCGCGGACCAGGGTGCGCGTCAGCGGGTTGACGGTGCCGGCCATGTGCTGCAGGGCGTGGCCGTATTCGTGCGCCAGCGTGCCGCTGATCGCCGTGTCGCCGAAGTACTTTCGCGCCGTGGGCAGAAATTTGGCGCGGTCCCAGGCGAGGGTGTCCGGCTTTCGGCAGTACATCGCGTTCGGCAGGTGGTAGACGTCGCCGCCGCACACCGACGGGCCGTCGGGATCGGTGGAGTCGTAGGACATCAGCGTCGAGACCGGGTCGAAGCGTCCCGGCAGCATCTGCGCGTAGTGCTGCGTCCAGAAATCCTCGATGTCGTCGATGGCCAGCAGCGACAACCGGTCGATCTGCCCACCGTCGCTGTTGTGCACTCGGGGGGTGACCGGGCCGACCTCACCGCGCGGCCCGCTGGGGCCTTCCGCGGTGGGCAAGCCGCCGACCCGCCCGGGGTCGTACAGCATTGCCATCGCGTGGCCGGCGATCACCGTCGGTGCGGTGGGCTCGGCGCAGGAGCACAACGCCAGCAGCAGGGCCGCCACCCCGAAAAGCGTTGCGGTCCGTCGGTGAGATCTGCGTCGCGGCATTTTCACCTGCTCAGGTAGGCCACGATTCCCGTGGCGACCGCCGCGGCGTACTGCGCTCGCCCGTCGGCGCTGTCCAACAGCGCCGCGTCCTGCGGGTTGCGCATGTTGCCCAGCTCGACCAGCACCGCCGGATATTCGGCCAGGTTCAGCCCGGCCAGATCCGCCCGCCCGTAGAGGCCGTCGGCGCCCAGGTAGCTCGACGGCGCGATCCCGGCGGCGCTCAGGGCATCCCGGATGTCGCCGGCCAGCGCCACGGCTGGGCCGGACTGGGCGTCGTTGAGCGGCGGGCTGGAGTAGTTGACGTGAAAGCCCCGGCCCGAGGCCGGCCCGCCGTCGGCGTGGATGGACACGATCGCGTCCGGGCGCGCGGCGTTGGCCGCGGCGGCCCGGGCGTCGATGCACGGGGCGGGCGAGGAGTCGTCACCGCGGGAGAGCTCGGTGTGCACGCCCAGGCTCTCCAGTTGCGCCCGGATCCGGTTGGTCACGTCCCAGTTCAGGCTGTGTTCGGGGTAGCCGGCGTCGGTTGCGGTTCCGCTGGTCTGGCACGGCTTGGTGCCGCCGCGGCCGTTGGGAACCTGCCGGGAGCTCGAAGCGTCGTTGGCGCCGCTGTGCCCCGGGTCCAGAAACACCGTCTTGCCGGCGACGCCGGGATCGGCCGAAGCGGTGGGCGCCACGATGCCGACCGCGAGTAAGCACGCGGCCGAGGCGACACAGACAACGGTCCGGCGACGCACGGGCCAAGACTAGCAAGCGGCAACGGGTGGGCCGGGGTGTAATAGATCGATGCAGCTGATGTCACCGCTCGATTCAGTATTCCTTCTGACCGAGACGCGTGAGCATCCGATGCACGTCGGCGGGCTGATGTTGCTGGAGCCGCCCGAGGGCGCCGGGCTGGAGTTCGTCGGCGAGATCTACCGGGACATGCTGGGTGCCCGGGACCTGCAGCCGGCTTTCCGCAAGCGCCCGGCGTCGCCGCTCGGGGGAGTCTCCAGCGTGGCCTGGGCCTTCGACGACGACGACGACGTCGACCTGGAGTACCACGTGCGGCGTTCGGCGCTGCCGGTGCCGGGCCGGGTGCGCGATCTGCTGGAGCTGACCTCACGGCTGCACGGCAGCCTGCTCGACCGGCACCGCCCGCTGTGGGAAGCCCACGTGGTCGAAGGCCTCAACGACGGCCGGTTCGCCGTCTACGTCAAGGTGCACCACAGCCTGATCGACGGTGTCTCGCTTTTGCGGCTGCTGGGCCGCACCCTTTCGACCGATCCGCGCGATCCCCAGCTGCGGACCCCGTGGACGGTCCGGCCCTCGTCGCGGCCGCGCCGTCCCGCCCCGTCCCGGCTGGGCGAACTGGCTCAGCTGGTCAAAGACACTGCGGCCCTGGGGCCCTCGACGGTGAAATTGGCGCGTGCCGCGCTGCTCGAGCAGCAGCTGACCCTGCCGTTCGAAGCGCCGCGCACCATGCTCAACGTCAAGATCGGCGGTGCCCGCCGCTGCGCGGCGCAGTCCTGGCCGGTGCACCGCGTGGCCGCGATCAAACGGGCGGCGGGGGTCACCCTCAACGACGTGGTGCTCGCGATGTGCGCCGGGGCGCTGCGCGCCTACCTCGACGAGCGCGATGCCCTGCCGGAGCATCCGCTGGTGGCGATGGTCCCGGTGAGCCTGCGCACCGAAGCCGAGGCCGACTCCGGCGGCAACCTGGTCGGCACCATCTTGTGCAACCTGGCCACCGACCTGAGCGACCCCGCTGCGCGGCTGGCGACCATCAGCGAGTCCACCCGCAGCAACAAGAAGGTGTTCAGCGAGCTGCCGCGCGCTCAGGCGCTGGCGCTGTCGGCGGCCAACATGGCGCCGTTGGCGCTGGCCGCCGTCCCGGGCTTCGTCTCGGTGGCCAAGCCGCCGTTCAACGTCGTCATCTCCAACGTGCCCGGCCCGGCGGAGCCGCTGTACTGGCGGGGCGCCCGCCTCGACGGCAACTACCCGATGTCGATCGCCCTGGATGGGCAGGCGCTGAACATCACGGTGATCAGCAACGCCGGCAACCTCGACTTCGGGCTGGTCGGCTGCCGGCGCTCGGTTCCGCACCTGCAACGGCTGCTGGGGCACCTGGACACCGCGCTGGAAGACCTGGAACGCGCTGTGGGTGTGTGAGCGTGGCCAGGCGCAGCGCCGGACTGCTGCTGTACCGGTGGGGGACCGGCGGTGGCGTCGAGGTGTTGATCGCCCACCCCGGCGGACCGTTCTGGGCGCGCAAGGACGACGGCGCATGGTCGATCCCCAAGGGGGAGCAACCCGACGGCGAGGACCCGTGGCAGACCGCGCGCCGGGAATTCGCCGAAGAGATCGGCCTGGAGCCGCCCGACGGTGCCCGGACCGAGCTCGGCGTGCTGCGTCAGGCCGGCGGCAAACTGGTCACGGTGTTCGCGGTGTGCGGCGATCTGGATGTCACCGGCGCACGCAGCAACACCTTCGAACTGGAGTGGCCGCCGCGGTCGGGGAAGCTTCGAGAGTTTCCCGAGGTCGACCGGGTCGGCTGGTTCCCGATCGAGCAGGCGCGCGTCAAACTATTGGCCGGACAGCGCCTCGCCCTGGACCGGTTGACGGGTCACCTGGGGATCGAGCCCTAGCCCTGGGGCGGCGGCGTTCCCTGTTGCTGCGAACGCCGCTGCGCCAAGCTGGAGACGATCATCCGGGCCAGCGTGCTCGCGCCCGTTGCCTGCGCGGACTGCACGGCGGGCGCGGCTGCGGCATGCCACTGCGCCAGCGGATTCA
It encodes:
- a CDS encoding NUDIX domain-containing protein produces the protein MARRSAGLLLYRWGTGGGVEVLIAHPGGPFWARKDDGAWSIPKGEQPDGEDPWQTARREFAEEIGLEPPDGARTELGVLRQAGGKLVTVFAVCGDLDVTGARSNTFELEWPPRSGKLREFPEVDRVGWFPIEQARVKLLAGQRLALDRLTGHLGIEP
- a CDS encoding TetR/AcrR family transcriptional regulator, producing the protein MAERWTRQRRVEHTRSVLLDAAEEVFARRGYAGAALEDIADAAGYTRGAIYSHFGAKEELFLAVIERHLQRFLSSFEDVISSFETLEELDVAQFAQRWRELVTGGPDSAALGHEFSLFLLRNPEARERLAGKRRQALNSLADYIEKHSSRLGGELTVPAHQLAKVLVATNEGITIGSYLDGEDLQTPFLQMVLASVRPKPAAGNRPGSQRGS
- a CDS encoding DUF4333 domain-containing protein, which translates into the protein MNAPEDPRKPPQGRPIPRPPQQPHRPTGPANQRPRPPEQPWYLEFRRPAPPPRTHRPPPGARPLAPAPRPRPAQVSPDAAAQKPDLQRPSNRTLLITAGVTALLALGVLLAWVLRATVGDSEQIQLDVRAAQDGVRRVLTDPVNGYGRDDVTDVRCNNGGNPTVRRGASFTCTVLVDGALRQVLVEFADDAGTYAVDRPR
- a CDS encoding cytochrome P450, producing MTTSAVDELYYDPWDADLNADPYPMFKRFRDEAPVYYNAAHDFWAVSRFADVNRTLLDHQTFSSARGVVLEIIKSGMEIPPGMLIFEDPPIHDIHRSLLARAFTPRKISALEPKIRELTRKCLDPLIGGDRIDFVKDLGSVMPLRVVGMLFGIPQDYQRRIQEDGDKHVRTQRGGQMTDNADGVLADGQLFAEFIDHRVRHPADDLTTELLNVEFEDETGTTRKMRRDELLMFMNVVAVAGAETTTRLIGWTGKLLSEHPHQRRHLAADRSALPQAIEEILRYEPPALQAARYVTRDVDVAGTTIPAGSSILALVGAANRDERRFGSDAEYFDVLRPPRSHLTFGVGAHYCLGNALARIEGRVALDEILNRFPDWTVDLDEAVFSSSSAVRGWDSMPARLGT
- a CDS encoding nuclear transport factor 2-like protein; translation: MKLEDRIAKHRRMAESYRDKYVLQQVQDGETYDEWEFTDDAVYTSPYFVADQELVLKDVATHWSTAATIEAKAYGLTFPDWKPVEFKVWPAENGFVQRYRWEGTNVNTGHVQGFYSISFVETDDDCKIVHWSTYVNDDEYGPFLEAAIGARGPFHGDGYMQALASHFEKHGITF
- a CDS encoding neutral zinc metallopeptidase; amino-acid sequence: MPRRRSHRRTATLFGVAALLLALCSCAEPTAPTVIAGHAMAMLYDPGRVGGLPTAEGPSGPRGEVGPVTPRVHNSDGGQIDRLSLLAIDDIEDFWTQHYAQMLPGRFDPVSTLMSYDSTDPDGPSVCGGDVYHLPNAMYCRKPDTLAWDRAKFLPTARKYFGDTAISGTLAHEYGHALQHMAGTVNPLTRTLVREQQADCFAGVYLRWVAAGNSPRLQLSTGDGLNHVLAGLIVIRDPVSTADNPVSVSDEHGTALDRVGAFQTGFDGDAQMCAEITMDDVRKRRGNLPGSLFDAQTPQSDLTIDESVLSTLMEQLGQIFGLSRPPELSTSGKCPSGHHPDPVAYCPESNLIVVDMAGLQELSAPTDQSTLGMPQGDNTGLSAVTSRYALAVQREREAGLESATAALRTACLSGVAQRRMSAPMTVAGGPGLMLAGGDLDEAVTGLLMNGIVASDVDDNTVPAGFTRILAFRSGLYGDTDGCFERFPG
- a CDS encoding Rv3717 family N-acetylmuramoyl-L-alanine amidase, whose protein sequence is MRRRTVVCVASAACLLAVGIVAPTASADPGVAGKTVFLDPGHSGANDASSSRQVPNGRGGTKPCQTSGTATDAGYPEHSLNWDVTNRIRAQLESLGVHTELSRGDDSSPAPCIDARAAAANAARPDAIVSIHADGGPASGRGFHVNYSSPPLNDAQSGPAVALAGDIRDALSAAGIAPSSYLGADGLYGRADLAGLNLAEYPAVLVELGNMRNPQDAALLDSADGRAQYAAAVATGIVAYLSR
- a CDS encoding WS/DGAT/MGAT family O-acyltransferase produces the protein MQLMSPLDSVFLLTETREHPMHVGGLMLLEPPEGAGLEFVGEIYRDMLGARDLQPAFRKRPASPLGGVSSVAWAFDDDDDVDLEYHVRRSALPVPGRVRDLLELTSRLHGSLLDRHRPLWEAHVVEGLNDGRFAVYVKVHHSLIDGVSLLRLLGRTLSTDPRDPQLRTPWTVRPSSRPRRPAPSRLGELAQLVKDTAALGPSTVKLARAALLEQQLTLPFEAPRTMLNVKIGGARRCAAQSWPVHRVAAIKRAAGVTLNDVVLAMCAGALRAYLDERDALPEHPLVAMVPVSLRTEAEADSGGNLVGTILCNLATDLSDPAARLATISESTRSNKKVFSELPRAQALALSAANMAPLALAAVPGFVSVAKPPFNVVISNVPGPAEPLYWRGARLDGNYPMSIALDGQALNITVISNAGNLDFGLVGCRRSVPHLQRLLGHLDTALEDLERAVGV